A window of the Tenebrio molitor chromosome 1, icTenMoli1.1, whole genome shotgun sequence genome harbors these coding sequences:
- the LOC138125285 gene encoding protein MMS22-like isoform X1 has protein sequence MFWREFVCILFIGAAMSSSVFDCHEENRKSSLKILSELMDPNVSYMDQKYLQTEINGKTYHTNIIIEEIEIIVRIIRKNWSLLQNVVLNNITISYDELTNLREEINKCLKLIIQCLKYCDNDTIKCRYITSTLMQIKTFTPLILPITQLETNIFIKLSNPSSSYSKEKCPVYQYFHTFTDVQFYLLILYYISGKRDELNNRIDFIINDLICISETAYKQNSKCAFVCDCNKNFWLIIQILCGKILGEDSFWTIFNRIVKNFSSEYVLWLLKDVGSLQAIDRNCTFTESFNDRIKPNFILLESALKAILAKTGYNNSIFTTLKSVEYLVCDLWLKSAKIEVCQMLWEYFSKRLNMSTRTNTTFTLTELVELMDTILWAPKDCQQDFELFLAMLSAHLNEHPYHWGKMKGRIYSQLGPNKVRDLNNVGIFHVSLLFISLTKINFDELSKKFLSFIENLPQGKKESQLIWTIYASFVVRHVRENRSIDVIVPPFIKMLEEASTDQKLFYLIKTFVTDFEGIVKFSANLQLHQWLLINSWIHQYMTTCYYPDLVNLLNVLLSAVKIIDKEHVWCDWELAFKNYVYPTLKYVAGSRTAPEISGTLAAKVAILSPSLLPEAITFFNAESIAPKVSANFLSVILENYPNHVVMSSQQETVALQTWVKFCLLTHDGHEQLTRNIIKIDLIPEFVKAAINNTKDPLRVFIEYIGNNIREHLQSVTVNKLCEIVFGQTERWITQYLVQPESEATVLRIYTCLGLAFYKIGPLLYNKHKSNCPYARLVSALLLPTEVMVGKTLNPYILQSIKKTWQLFFEATVKLNSPNDAFVDRILREMVVKYVPHFAIADSPMLKCFDNETTAEIIVDKMSNAFFKQPTKEAESNIFRSLKIINEFVQATTSAALMKLVVSKSLYGLFEVVMFHSQRSIALSVIKNIAMSPLYSKVKSDFEETIVVITEKHLAFNTPNYFQLMENLSKVIPSDLKNVIPRVKQQISNVERMRGVGYDKNLRLGLERLEANLLQQS, from the exons ATGTTTTGGCGGGAATTCGTGTGTATACTGTTTATCGGTGCAG CCATGTCGTCGAGTGTGTTTGATTGTCATGAAGAAAATCGAAAAAGTTcactaaaaattttaagtgAATTGATGGACCCCAATGTTTCTTACATggatcaaaaatatttacaaactgAGATAAACGGTAAAACTTATCACACCAACATTATCATTGAAGAAATTGAGATTATAGTACGAATAATTCGCAAAAATTGGAGTCTGCTTCAAAATGTAGTTTTAAATAACATTACAATTTCGTACGACGAATTAACCAACTTACGAgaagaaataaataagtgTTTAAAGTTAATTATTCAATGTTTAAAATACTGTGACAACGACACGATTAAGTGCAGGTACATTACTTCTACTCTGATGCAAATTAAGACTTTCACGCCATTAATATTACCCATTACTCAACTAGAAACAAATATATTCATAAAGTTGTCAAATCCTTCATCTTCGTACAGTAAAGAAAAATGTCctgtttatcaatattttcatACATTCACAGATGTGCAGTTTTACTTACTTATCCTTTATTATATTTCTGGAAAGAGAGATGAACTTAATAATCGAATAGACTTCattattaatgatttaatatgCATCAGTGAAACTGCTTATAAACAAAATAGTAAATGTGCCTTTGTATGTgattgtaacaaaaatttttggttaattATTCAAATACTCTGCGGTAAAATTCTTGGAGAAGATAGTTTTTGGACAATATTCAAcagaattgttaaaaattttagtaGCGAATATGTTTTGTGGCTATTAAAGGATGTGGGAAGTTTACAAGCTATTGATAGAAACTGTACATTCACTGAAAGTTTTAATGACAGAATTaaaccaaattttattttgttggaaTCTgcgttaaaagcaatattagcAAAAACAGGATacaataattcaatttttaccaCTTTGAAGTCTGTAGAGTATCTTGTTTGCGACTTATGGTTAAAGTCGGCAAAAATCGAAGTTTGCCAAATGTTATGGGAATATTTCAGTAAACGTCTGAACATGTCTACGAGGACTAATACAACGTTTACGCTAACGGAATTGGTTGAATTAATGGACACCATATTGTGGGCGCCAAAAGATTGCCAACAAGATTTTGAGCTATTTTTAGCAATGTTATCTGcccatttaaatgaacatcccTATCACTGGGGAAAAATGAAAGGAAGAATTTACTCACAATTAGGACCAAATAAAGTGAGAGATCTCAACAATGTTGGAATCTTTCATGTTTCACTTTTGTTCATctctttaacaaaaataaattttgatgaaCTGTCGAAGAAGTTCCTatcatttattgaaaacttgcCGCAAGGCAAAAAAGAAAGTCAGTTGATTTGGACAATTTATGCTTCATTC GTTGTGCGTCATGTTCGAGAAAATCGCAGTATAGATGTCATCGTTCCCCCTTTTATCAAAATGTTGGAAGAAGCATCAACGGATCAGAAATTATTCTACCTCATCAAAACTTTTGTAACAGATTTTGAGGGCATCGTGAAGTTCAGTGCAAATCTTCAACTTCATCAGTGGCTTCTGATCAACTCTTGGATCCATCAATACATGACAACCTGCTATTATCCGGATTTagtcaatttattaaatgtactGTTGAGTgctgtcaaaataattgataaaGAGCATGTGTGGTGTGACTGGGAATTggctttcaaaaattatgtttatccaacgttaaaataTGTGGCTGGCTCCCGCACAGCGCCAGAAATTAGTGGAACATTAGCGGCAAAAGTTGCTATATTAAGTCCGAGTTTACTACCTGAAGCTATCACATTTTTCAATGCTGAAAGTATTGCCCCAAAAGTTTCCGCCAATTTCCTTTCTGTTATACTCGAGAATTATCCGAATCACGTTGTTATGTCATCCCAGCAGGAAACTGTTGCTTTGCAAACTTGGGTCAAATTTTGTCTGTTAACTCACGATGGTCACGAACAGTTGACAagaaacattattaaaatagatCTCATCCCCGAGTTTGTTAAAGCAGCAATAAACAACACCAAAGATCCATTACGTGTATTTATTGAATATATAGGCAATAATATTAGGGAACATCTTCAATCAGTTACTGTGAATAAATTATGTGAAATTGTTTTTGGTCAAACTGAGCGTTGGATAACGCAATATCTTGTTCAACCTGAAAGTGAGGCCACCGTTTTGAGAATTTATACATGTTTGGGACTggcattttataaaattggaCCCTTGTTATACAACAAACATAAGTCAAATTGTCCATATGCCCGTCTCGTGTCTGCACTGCTCTTACCGACTGAAGTTATGGTAGGGAAAACACTCAATCCGTACATTTtgcaaagcattaaaaaaacgtggcaacttttttttgaagccacaGTTAAGTTAAACAGTCCAAATGACGCTTTTGTAGATCGAATCTTACGAGAAATGGTCGTAAAGTACGTTCCACATTTTGCCATAGCAGATTCACCAAtgctaaaatgttttgataaCGAGACGACTGCTGAAATTATTGTGGATAAAATGTCAAATGCTTTCTTCAAACAACCGACGAAGGAGGCCGAATCTAATATTTTTCGGtctctgaaaataattaatgaattcGTTCAGGCCACTACTTCAGCAGCTTTAATGAAACTGGTTGTAAGTAAATCCTTATATGGCCTCTTTGAGGTAGTTATGTTTCACAGTCAGCGTAGTATTGCATTATCTGTTATCAAAAACATAGCGATGTCACCTCTGTATTCAAAAGTGAAATCTGATTTTGAAGAGACTATTGTGGTCATCACAGAAAAGCATTTGGCATTTAATAcaccaaattattttcaacttatggaaaatctgtcaaaagtcaTACcgtctgatttaaaaaatgttattcctcgtGTAAAACAGCAAATTTCTAATGTGGAACGAATGCGTGGAGTAGGTTATGACAAAAATTTACGACTAGGTTTAGAAAGACTAGAAGCTAATTTACTACAACaatcttaa
- the LOC138125285 gene encoding protein MMS22-like isoform X4 yields the protein MSTRTNTTFTLTELVELMDTILWAPKDCQQDFELFLAMLSAHLNEHPYHWGKMKGRIYSQLGPNKVRDLNNVGIFHVSLLFISLTKINFDELSKKFLSFIENLPQGKKESQLIWTIYASFVVRHVRENRSIDVIVPPFIKMLEEASTDQKLFYLIKTFVTDFEGIVKFSANLQLHQWLLINSWIHQYMTTCYYPDLVNLLNVLLSAVKIIDKEHVWCDWELAFKNYVYPTLKYVAGSRTAPEISGTLAAKVAILSPSLLPEAITFFNAESIAPKVSANFLSVILENYPNHVVMSSQQETVALQTWVKFCLLTHDGHEQLTRNIIKIDLIPEFVKAAINNTKDPLRVFIEYIGNNIREHLQSVTVNKLCEIVFGQTERWITQYLVQPESEATVLRIYTCLGLAFYKIGPLLYNKHKSNCPYARLVSALLLPTEVMVGKTLNPYILQSIKKTWQLFFEATVKLNSPNDAFVDRILREMVVKYVPHFAIADSPMLKCFDNETTAEIIVDKMSNAFFKQPTKEAESNIFRSLKIINEFVQATTSAALMKLVVSKSLYGLFEVVMFHSQRSIALSVIKNIAMSPLYSKVKSDFEETIVVITEKHLAFNTPNYFQLMENLSKVIPSDLKNVIPRVKQQISNVERMRGVGYDKNLRLGLERLEANLLQQS from the exons ATGTCTACGAGGACTAATACAACGTTTACGCTAACGGAATTGGTTGAATTAATGGACACCATATTGTGGGCGCCAAAAGATTGCCAACAAGATTTTGAGCTATTTTTAGCAATGTTATCTGcccatttaaatgaacatcccTATCACTGGGGAAAAATGAAAGGAAGAATTTACTCACAATTAGGACCAAATAAAGTGAGAGATCTCAACAATGTTGGAATCTTTCATGTTTCACTTTTGTTCATctctttaacaaaaataaattttgatgaaCTGTCGAAGAAGTTCCTatcatttattgaaaacttgcCGCAAGGCAAAAAAGAAAGTCAGTTGATTTGGACAATTTATGCTTCATTC GTTGTGCGTCATGTTCGAGAAAATCGCAGTATAGATGTCATCGTTCCCCCTTTTATCAAAATGTTGGAAGAAGCATCAACGGATCAGAAATTATTCTACCTCATCAAAACTTTTGTAACAGATTTTGAGGGCATCGTGAAGTTCAGTGCAAATCTTCAACTTCATCAGTGGCTTCTGATCAACTCTTGGATCCATCAATACATGACAACCTGCTATTATCCGGATTTagtcaatttattaaatgtactGTTGAGTgctgtcaaaataattgataaaGAGCATGTGTGGTGTGACTGGGAATTggctttcaaaaattatgtttatccaacgttaaaataTGTGGCTGGCTCCCGCACAGCGCCAGAAATTAGTGGAACATTAGCGGCAAAAGTTGCTATATTAAGTCCGAGTTTACTACCTGAAGCTATCACATTTTTCAATGCTGAAAGTATTGCCCCAAAAGTTTCCGCCAATTTCCTTTCTGTTATACTCGAGAATTATCCGAATCACGTTGTTATGTCATCCCAGCAGGAAACTGTTGCTTTGCAAACTTGGGTCAAATTTTGTCTGTTAACTCACGATGGTCACGAACAGTTGACAagaaacattattaaaatagatCTCATCCCCGAGTTTGTTAAAGCAGCAATAAACAACACCAAAGATCCATTACGTGTATTTATTGAATATATAGGCAATAATATTAGGGAACATCTTCAATCAGTTACTGTGAATAAATTATGTGAAATTGTTTTTGGTCAAACTGAGCGTTGGATAACGCAATATCTTGTTCAACCTGAAAGTGAGGCCACCGTTTTGAGAATTTATACATGTTTGGGACTggcattttataaaattggaCCCTTGTTATACAACAAACATAAGTCAAATTGTCCATATGCCCGTCTCGTGTCTGCACTGCTCTTACCGACTGAAGTTATGGTAGGGAAAACACTCAATCCGTACATTTtgcaaagcattaaaaaaacgtggcaacttttttttgaagccacaGTTAAGTTAAACAGTCCAAATGACGCTTTTGTAGATCGAATCTTACGAGAAATGGTCGTAAAGTACGTTCCACATTTTGCCATAGCAGATTCACCAAtgctaaaatgttttgataaCGAGACGACTGCTGAAATTATTGTGGATAAAATGTCAAATGCTTTCTTCAAACAACCGACGAAGGAGGCCGAATCTAATATTTTTCGGtctctgaaaataattaatgaattcGTTCAGGCCACTACTTCAGCAGCTTTAATGAAACTGGTTGTAAGTAAATCCTTATATGGCCTCTTTGAGGTAGTTATGTTTCACAGTCAGCGTAGTATTGCATTATCTGTTATCAAAAACATAGCGATGTCACCTCTGTATTCAAAAGTGAAATCTGATTTTGAAGAGACTATTGTGGTCATCACAGAAAAGCATTTGGCATTTAATAcaccaaattattttcaacttatggaaaatctgtcaaaagtcaTACcgtctgatttaaaaaatgttattcctcgtGTAAAACAGCAAATTTCTAATGTGGAACGAATGCGTGGAGTAGGTTATGACAAAAATTTACGACTAGGTTTAGAAAGACTAGAAGCTAATTTACTACAACaatcttaa
- the LOC138125285 gene encoding protein MMS22-like isoform X3 has product MCYVLAGIRVYTVYRCSKRLNMSTRTNTTFTLTELVELMDTILWAPKDCQQDFELFLAMLSAHLNEHPYHWGKMKGRIYSQLGPNKVRDLNNVGIFHVSLLFISLTKINFDELSKKFLSFIENLPQGKKESQLIWTIYASFVVRHVRENRSIDVIVPPFIKMLEEASTDQKLFYLIKTFVTDFEGIVKFSANLQLHQWLLINSWIHQYMTTCYYPDLVNLLNVLLSAVKIIDKEHVWCDWELAFKNYVYPTLKYVAGSRTAPEISGTLAAKVAILSPSLLPEAITFFNAESIAPKVSANFLSVILENYPNHVVMSSQQETVALQTWVKFCLLTHDGHEQLTRNIIKIDLIPEFVKAAINNTKDPLRVFIEYIGNNIREHLQSVTVNKLCEIVFGQTERWITQYLVQPESEATVLRIYTCLGLAFYKIGPLLYNKHKSNCPYARLVSALLLPTEVMVGKTLNPYILQSIKKTWQLFFEATVKLNSPNDAFVDRILREMVVKYVPHFAIADSPMLKCFDNETTAEIIVDKMSNAFFKQPTKEAESNIFRSLKIINEFVQATTSAALMKLVVSKSLYGLFEVVMFHSQRSIALSVIKNIAMSPLYSKVKSDFEETIVVITEKHLAFNTPNYFQLMENLSKVIPSDLKNVIPRVKQQISNVERMRGVGYDKNLRLGLERLEANLLQQS; this is encoded by the exons ATGTGTTATGTTTTGGCGGGAATTCGTGTGTATACTGTTTATCGGTGCAG TAAACGTCTGAACATGTCTACGAGGACTAATACAACGTTTACGCTAACGGAATTGGTTGAATTAATGGACACCATATTGTGGGCGCCAAAAGATTGCCAACAAGATTTTGAGCTATTTTTAGCAATGTTATCTGcccatttaaatgaacatcccTATCACTGGGGAAAAATGAAAGGAAGAATTTACTCACAATTAGGACCAAATAAAGTGAGAGATCTCAACAATGTTGGAATCTTTCATGTTTCACTTTTGTTCATctctttaacaaaaataaattttgatgaaCTGTCGAAGAAGTTCCTatcatttattgaaaacttgcCGCAAGGCAAAAAAGAAAGTCAGTTGATTTGGACAATTTATGCTTCATTC GTTGTGCGTCATGTTCGAGAAAATCGCAGTATAGATGTCATCGTTCCCCCTTTTATCAAAATGTTGGAAGAAGCATCAACGGATCAGAAATTATTCTACCTCATCAAAACTTTTGTAACAGATTTTGAGGGCATCGTGAAGTTCAGTGCAAATCTTCAACTTCATCAGTGGCTTCTGATCAACTCTTGGATCCATCAATACATGACAACCTGCTATTATCCGGATTTagtcaatttattaaatgtactGTTGAGTgctgtcaaaataattgataaaGAGCATGTGTGGTGTGACTGGGAATTggctttcaaaaattatgtttatccaacgttaaaataTGTGGCTGGCTCCCGCACAGCGCCAGAAATTAGTGGAACATTAGCGGCAAAAGTTGCTATATTAAGTCCGAGTTTACTACCTGAAGCTATCACATTTTTCAATGCTGAAAGTATTGCCCCAAAAGTTTCCGCCAATTTCCTTTCTGTTATACTCGAGAATTATCCGAATCACGTTGTTATGTCATCCCAGCAGGAAACTGTTGCTTTGCAAACTTGGGTCAAATTTTGTCTGTTAACTCACGATGGTCACGAACAGTTGACAagaaacattattaaaatagatCTCATCCCCGAGTTTGTTAAAGCAGCAATAAACAACACCAAAGATCCATTACGTGTATTTATTGAATATATAGGCAATAATATTAGGGAACATCTTCAATCAGTTACTGTGAATAAATTATGTGAAATTGTTTTTGGTCAAACTGAGCGTTGGATAACGCAATATCTTGTTCAACCTGAAAGTGAGGCCACCGTTTTGAGAATTTATACATGTTTGGGACTggcattttataaaattggaCCCTTGTTATACAACAAACATAAGTCAAATTGTCCATATGCCCGTCTCGTGTCTGCACTGCTCTTACCGACTGAAGTTATGGTAGGGAAAACACTCAATCCGTACATTTtgcaaagcattaaaaaaacgtggcaacttttttttgaagccacaGTTAAGTTAAACAGTCCAAATGACGCTTTTGTAGATCGAATCTTACGAGAAATGGTCGTAAAGTACGTTCCACATTTTGCCATAGCAGATTCACCAAtgctaaaatgttttgataaCGAGACGACTGCTGAAATTATTGTGGATAAAATGTCAAATGCTTTCTTCAAACAACCGACGAAGGAGGCCGAATCTAATATTTTTCGGtctctgaaaataattaatgaattcGTTCAGGCCACTACTTCAGCAGCTTTAATGAAACTGGTTGTAAGTAAATCCTTATATGGCCTCTTTGAGGTAGTTATGTTTCACAGTCAGCGTAGTATTGCATTATCTGTTATCAAAAACATAGCGATGTCACCTCTGTATTCAAAAGTGAAATCTGATTTTGAAGAGACTATTGTGGTCATCACAGAAAAGCATTTGGCATTTAATAcaccaaattattttcaacttatggaaaatctgtcaaaagtcaTACcgtctgatttaaaaaatgttattcctcgtGTAAAACAGCAAATTTCTAATGTGGAACGAATGCGTGGAGTAGGTTATGACAAAAATTTACGACTAGGTTTAGAAAGACTAGAAGCTAATTTACTACAACaatcttaa
- the LOC138125285 gene encoding protein MMS22-like isoform X2: protein MSSSVFDCHEENRKSSLKILSELMDPNVSYMDQKYLQTEINGKTYHTNIIIEEIEIIVRIIRKNWSLLQNVVLNNITISYDELTNLREEINKCLKLIIQCLKYCDNDTIKCRYITSTLMQIKTFTPLILPITQLETNIFIKLSNPSSSYSKEKCPVYQYFHTFTDVQFYLLILYYISGKRDELNNRIDFIINDLICISETAYKQNSKCAFVCDCNKNFWLIIQILCGKILGEDSFWTIFNRIVKNFSSEYVLWLLKDVGSLQAIDRNCTFTESFNDRIKPNFILLESALKAILAKTGYNNSIFTTLKSVEYLVCDLWLKSAKIEVCQMLWEYFSKRLNMSTRTNTTFTLTELVELMDTILWAPKDCQQDFELFLAMLSAHLNEHPYHWGKMKGRIYSQLGPNKVRDLNNVGIFHVSLLFISLTKINFDELSKKFLSFIENLPQGKKESQLIWTIYASFVVRHVRENRSIDVIVPPFIKMLEEASTDQKLFYLIKTFVTDFEGIVKFSANLQLHQWLLINSWIHQYMTTCYYPDLVNLLNVLLSAVKIIDKEHVWCDWELAFKNYVYPTLKYVAGSRTAPEISGTLAAKVAILSPSLLPEAITFFNAESIAPKVSANFLSVILENYPNHVVMSSQQETVALQTWVKFCLLTHDGHEQLTRNIIKIDLIPEFVKAAINNTKDPLRVFIEYIGNNIREHLQSVTVNKLCEIVFGQTERWITQYLVQPESEATVLRIYTCLGLAFYKIGPLLYNKHKSNCPYARLVSALLLPTEVMVGKTLNPYILQSIKKTWQLFFEATVKLNSPNDAFVDRILREMVVKYVPHFAIADSPMLKCFDNETTAEIIVDKMSNAFFKQPTKEAESNIFRSLKIINEFVQATTSAALMKLVVSKSLYGLFEVVMFHSQRSIALSVIKNIAMSPLYSKVKSDFEETIVVITEKHLAFNTPNYFQLMENLSKVIPSDLKNVIPRVKQQISNVERMRGVGYDKNLRLGLERLEANLLQQS from the exons ATGTCGTCGAGTGTGTTTGATTGTCATGAAGAAAATCGAAAAAGTTcactaaaaattttaagtgAATTGATGGACCCCAATGTTTCTTACATggatcaaaaatatttacaaactgAGATAAACGGTAAAACTTATCACACCAACATTATCATTGAAGAAATTGAGATTATAGTACGAATAATTCGCAAAAATTGGAGTCTGCTTCAAAATGTAGTTTTAAATAACATTACAATTTCGTACGACGAATTAACCAACTTACGAgaagaaataaataagtgTTTAAAGTTAATTATTCAATGTTTAAAATACTGTGACAACGACACGATTAAGTGCAGGTACATTACTTCTACTCTGATGCAAATTAAGACTTTCACGCCATTAATATTACCCATTACTCAACTAGAAACAAATATATTCATAAAGTTGTCAAATCCTTCATCTTCGTACAGTAAAGAAAAATGTCctgtttatcaatattttcatACATTCACAGATGTGCAGTTTTACTTACTTATCCTTTATTATATTTCTGGAAAGAGAGATGAACTTAATAATCGAATAGACTTCattattaatgatttaatatgCATCAGTGAAACTGCTTATAAACAAAATAGTAAATGTGCCTTTGTATGTgattgtaacaaaaatttttggttaattATTCAAATACTCTGCGGTAAAATTCTTGGAGAAGATAGTTTTTGGACAATATTCAAcagaattgttaaaaattttagtaGCGAATATGTTTTGTGGCTATTAAAGGATGTGGGAAGTTTACAAGCTATTGATAGAAACTGTACATTCACTGAAAGTTTTAATGACAGAATTaaaccaaattttattttgttggaaTCTgcgttaaaagcaatattagcAAAAACAGGATacaataattcaatttttaccaCTTTGAAGTCTGTAGAGTATCTTGTTTGCGACTTATGGTTAAAGTCGGCAAAAATCGAAGTTTGCCAAATGTTATGGGAATATTTCAGTAAACGTCTGAACATGTCTACGAGGACTAATACAACGTTTACGCTAACGGAATTGGTTGAATTAATGGACACCATATTGTGGGCGCCAAAAGATTGCCAACAAGATTTTGAGCTATTTTTAGCAATGTTATCTGcccatttaaatgaacatcccTATCACTGGGGAAAAATGAAAGGAAGAATTTACTCACAATTAGGACCAAATAAAGTGAGAGATCTCAACAATGTTGGAATCTTTCATGTTTCACTTTTGTTCATctctttaacaaaaataaattttgatgaaCTGTCGAAGAAGTTCCTatcatttattgaaaacttgcCGCAAGGCAAAAAAGAAAGTCAGTTGATTTGGACAATTTATGCTTCATTC GTTGTGCGTCATGTTCGAGAAAATCGCAGTATAGATGTCATCGTTCCCCCTTTTATCAAAATGTTGGAAGAAGCATCAACGGATCAGAAATTATTCTACCTCATCAAAACTTTTGTAACAGATTTTGAGGGCATCGTGAAGTTCAGTGCAAATCTTCAACTTCATCAGTGGCTTCTGATCAACTCTTGGATCCATCAATACATGACAACCTGCTATTATCCGGATTTagtcaatttattaaatgtactGTTGAGTgctgtcaaaataattgataaaGAGCATGTGTGGTGTGACTGGGAATTggctttcaaaaattatgtttatccaacgttaaaataTGTGGCTGGCTCCCGCACAGCGCCAGAAATTAGTGGAACATTAGCGGCAAAAGTTGCTATATTAAGTCCGAGTTTACTACCTGAAGCTATCACATTTTTCAATGCTGAAAGTATTGCCCCAAAAGTTTCCGCCAATTTCCTTTCTGTTATACTCGAGAATTATCCGAATCACGTTGTTATGTCATCCCAGCAGGAAACTGTTGCTTTGCAAACTTGGGTCAAATTTTGTCTGTTAACTCACGATGGTCACGAACAGTTGACAagaaacattattaaaatagatCTCATCCCCGAGTTTGTTAAAGCAGCAATAAACAACACCAAAGATCCATTACGTGTATTTATTGAATATATAGGCAATAATATTAGGGAACATCTTCAATCAGTTACTGTGAATAAATTATGTGAAATTGTTTTTGGTCAAACTGAGCGTTGGATAACGCAATATCTTGTTCAACCTGAAAGTGAGGCCACCGTTTTGAGAATTTATACATGTTTGGGACTggcattttataaaattggaCCCTTGTTATACAACAAACATAAGTCAAATTGTCCATATGCCCGTCTCGTGTCTGCACTGCTCTTACCGACTGAAGTTATGGTAGGGAAAACACTCAATCCGTACATTTtgcaaagcattaaaaaaacgtggcaacttttttttgaagccacaGTTAAGTTAAACAGTCCAAATGACGCTTTTGTAGATCGAATCTTACGAGAAATGGTCGTAAAGTACGTTCCACATTTTGCCATAGCAGATTCACCAAtgctaaaatgttttgataaCGAGACGACTGCTGAAATTATTGTGGATAAAATGTCAAATGCTTTCTTCAAACAACCGACGAAGGAGGCCGAATCTAATATTTTTCGGtctctgaaaataattaatgaattcGTTCAGGCCACTACTTCAGCAGCTTTAATGAAACTGGTTGTAAGTAAATCCTTATATGGCCTCTTTGAGGTAGTTATGTTTCACAGTCAGCGTAGTATTGCATTATCTGTTATCAAAAACATAGCGATGTCACCTCTGTATTCAAAAGTGAAATCTGATTTTGAAGAGACTATTGTGGTCATCACAGAAAAGCATTTGGCATTTAATAcaccaaattattttcaacttatggaaaatctgtcaaaagtcaTACcgtctgatttaaaaaatgttattcctcgtGTAAAACAGCAAATTTCTAATGTGGAACGAATGCGTGGAGTAGGTTATGACAAAAATTTACGACTAGGTTTAGAAAGACTAGAAGCTAATTTACTACAACaatcttaa